The genomic stretch CTTTCTTTTTGTAACATTTGCTTGAAAATTCTTCAGTGAACAAAAAGGAAACTATTTTAAAGAGAGGGCATATTTAGATTAAGTTAAGGTGGTATAATAATGTTtagatttttaaaatttattcaaatttgaaaattttcctaTTTTAAAAAACTCGCGAAAACGTTTCTTCTGAAAAAATGTAACTCCGTATTTTGGAAAACTGAaaatattaacaaaaaaaaaacagcaaaagGGAAAAGATTCGTACCTGATCAATGGGTCCTACCGCGGCCCATTCACGCACCTGACGTGTTGGAAGCCCGCAAACAACAGCTTTGTGCTCAAGGGTTTCGGTGCGAGCGGCGGCGCCCCTAGTGCGAACGACGAACAGCGCCAAGGCAGAGGAGGCGGACATCCGGTGTACGGCGGAGGTTCCTGGACGCGTGGGGGAGGTCGGTGGAGCGGCCGCAAGCGCCTCAGCACCAATCGCCATCACCAGCCGGCCAACCGCCGCCACGGACGGCAGCTGTCGAGCAAGTGAGTGCCCTCCTGTACTTTGTTTGATTCGCCCGGTCGAACCATTCGCTAGGCCGTGAAGCATTGTCAAATTTGTGGTAGTATTTTTTATGCTTAGCTTAATTGTTTTCGGCAATGCATAGCAATTGTTCAGTAAGCAAGCGAGCCAAGATGTCAGAGCCGGAGGCGCGAACCACTGTTGTAGGCTCTTCCGTGCAGTTCAGAGTTTACTACGAGCAAATCAAGCAGCTTCCCATTGGCAACCCCATCCTCTCCGACGTTGTCTCTGCCGGGGGACACCTCTGGAGGATTGAGTTTTTCTCTGGCGACGACGACGTGGGCATTTCTATCTACCTCAGGCACATGAGCAAATCCAGAAGTGCCAGGGCCATCTTCGAGGCCTTCGTGATGGGTAGGGATGGCACACCATCTAAGCCGGCTATGCAATGGTTATGTCAAACCTTTGAAGCCAGTGGAGATACAAAGGGCAACGACAACTGGGGATTGTTGATGGTGGTTCCTGATCTGGAGAAAAGATTCTTAATAGAGAGACACGTCACATTTGTATGCACCATCATGGTCACCGACCACAGTCCTATTCTGGTGCCGCCTTCAGACATTGGAACCCATCTTGGCCGCCTGCTAGATCAAACTGATGGGGCAGACGTGTCATTCATCATTGACGATGAGACATTCCCTGCTCACCGAGCAGTGCTTGCTGCCCGCTCACCAGTCTTCAAAGCAGAGCTATTCGGTTCCATGGCCGAGTCTACAATGTCCTCCATCACGCTGCACGACATCACACCTGCAACATTTAAAACTTTGCTATGGTTCATATACACAGATGAATTGCCCTCACAAGACGAGCATCAGGACTCTTCCACTGAGATGATTCAGAATCTACTCGTTGCAGCCGATCGGTATGCGCTTGACAGGCTGAAGATCATCTGTGCCCAGAAGCTATGGGATAAAGTGTCGGTAGATACAGTTGCAGCTATCTTAGGTTTCGCCGAAACATACAATTGTCAGGAGTTGAAAAACAAGTGCATCGACTTCTTTGCAGTGGAGATTAATTTCAAACAGGTCATGTTCACCGATGGTTACGCAATGTTGCTTCTGAAGTTCCCATTGATCATCGCTGAGCTCAAGAAGAGGGTTGGGGCATAACATGCGTTCTGAAGTTCAAGCCTAGCTCTAGGATGGTGTTTTGGTATATATTGAGTAGTTTCTGACGTCACAGTTTCTATTTATTGAGTGGCTAGGAGCTTGATATTGCAGAACCTTGTTATATGTTGGGCTTAGTTGATGCTGATAACTGAGGTGAGCTGCAGTTTGCTGTCAGATAATTCAGATGCAAAGTCAAGGATGTCGTGTTAAATCAGCTGCCCATTTGTGTTTTTGTTTCTCTGTTGGCTTGGACATGTCGTGTGAAGTCAGCTGCCCTGAAGCTTTTTAAGATGTTTACCTGACCATTCTTGTGCAACTATCTAGATATATGTAGTCTTAACTCGATGCTACGATATGATCATTGCAAAGCATATCAGAGCTCAGGAAATCTGAATGTTTACTGTGTATGTTGTCAAAATTCTGGACTATACCTTATTACCTTTTGCATACTTCAGTGTTTACTCGAATTCTTCAATGTATCAGATAACTGAAATGGGTGATATCATCAGGATGGAGCCTTCTGGTAACAAAAAGCACAACCTTGATTTTGGTTTATTTATGTTTAGTTACGAGAATGAGTTCGCTCACTTGTATGGAAGCAGTTGTCTTCGTCTAGATATGTTTTCTGTTGAAGCGAAGATCTGGCAATAGAAAAAGCGAGTgctatttttttttgttcaaCTGAAAATTTCCAAAATCAGCAAACATGGAATATTTGAAACCAAAAGAACATGCGACTCCAACCGGCCCGGTTTATTAGTCCTGTGAGAGTTCCTTAGGTTATCATGCGACTAAAACCACTTGAAACCAAAAGTATTAACTGTTCAGATGATGTGTTACTTTTGtgtattttttgtttgtttttaaaACGAGtacttttgtgtaattcatagttGCTATTGACCCCATCCCAAGAATTCGCAAGAAACACGCTAGTGAATCAAGTAACACTGTATTGTTCTTAGGCGTGTAAGCAGCATGCCACATTTCCTGTGCCCGACTACTCGTATGTGTTACTTTTGCAGCTATTAGAACGGAGATTACAAGTTAAGCAAGACAAGGTGCATCTTGCCTCAAACCAATTGTTCAATTAAATTCCATTCCGTGATGCTAGCACATTGCACATTATCTAATTCAATGCAGCTCTCTCATTGTCCATGGTGGTGAAAGTTTCTCCTCCCCGCGTGGTAGCGGTACCGCCACCCCTTGTCTACGGCTGTCTCTTCTCGGTCCGGTCGGCTTCACAGAGTTTGCCAGGgcgagacgacgatgatgaccgcAAGATCATGGTGGCGCATGTTGGTGGGCGACAAGTTTGCTTGAATGCTATGGATTGTCGAGGGTCAGTGTTTTTTAGgggacgggagaaatccttgtcggttCATACGGCACCAACACGGTGACGCCTGCGGGCACCGCCCTTCCTTCTTGAATGGTGTCGGGTGTACCCCTTCCCCACTCCCCTCCATGTACCGGGAAAAATTCTAGGACCAGCCCGTCAGCCGCGTCGTCATCGTTGCATCTCTTCTTCAATGTGTTGCTTGGTATGTGGTGATTGAACGGCATTGGAGCATGGTGGGACTTCTCCGAAGGGCACAACGTTTGCGGGTCACCATCGCTTTGTCGATTTGGTGTTGTTAGCATTAGTTCCTCTTTCtttctcttgtttttttttctcctgGGCGTGTTTGTGTTGTCTGCCCCTTGAAGTTGTATAGTGCGGTTGTTATATTAATATAGTGAGGAGAAAACCCGTTTGGAGGATTACTTATGTGTAGTTATatttgttaggatgatctcccaCACGTTCGAGCCCAACGAATCGACGTGGACCTTGtatgcgccctgatcgggggcgcccaaccgcataCTAGTTGGTGGACCCCTGTCGC from Lolium rigidum isolate FL_2022 chromosome 4, APGP_CSIRO_Lrig_0.1, whole genome shotgun sequence encodes the following:
- the LOC124707926 gene encoding BTB/POZ and MATH domain-containing protein 2-like; this encodes MSEPEARTTVVGSSVQFRVYYEQIKQLPIGNPILSDVVSAGGHLWRIEFFSGDDDVGISIYLRHMSKSRSARAIFEAFVMGRDGTPSKPAMQWLCQTFEASGDTKGNDNWGLLMVVPDLEKRFLIERHVTFVCTIMVTDHSPILVPPSDIGTHLGRLLDQTDGADVSFIIDDETFPAHRAVLAARSPVFKAELFGSMAESTMSSITLHDITPATFKTLLWFIYTDELPSQDEHQDSSTEMIQNLLVAADRYALDRLKIICAQKLWDKVSVDTVAAILGFAETYNCQELKNKCIDFFAVEINFKQVMFTDGYAMLLLKFPLIIAELKKRVGA